Proteins encoded within one genomic window of Humulus lupulus chromosome 1, drHumLupu1.1, whole genome shotgun sequence:
- the LOC133819232 gene encoding non-symbiotic hemoglobin — translation MSSSIEGNKVIFTEEQEALVVKSWAVMKKNSAELGLKFFLKIFEIAPSAKKLFSFLKDSPIPLEQNPKLKPHAMTVFVMTCESAVQLRKAGKVTVKEANLKRLGATHFKYGVVDEHFEVTKFALLETIKEAVPEMWSPEMKNAWGEAYDQLVAAIKTEMKPSS, via the exons ATGAGCAGCAGCATAGAAGGTAACAAAGTCATTTTCACAGAGGAGCAGGAAGCTCTGGTGGTGAAATCATGGGCTGTAATGAAGAAGAACTCTGCCGAATTGGGTCTTAAATTCTTCCTCAA GATATTTGAGATTGCACCGTCTGCCAAGAAGCTGTTCTCATTTTTGAAGGATTCTCCCATTCCTTTGGAACAGAACCCCAAGCTCAAGCCCCATGCTATGACTGTCTTTGTTATG ACATGTGAATCAGCCGTTCAACTTCGGAAAGCCGGAAAAGTTACAGTGAAAGAAGCGAACTTGAAAAGACTTGGTGCGACCCATTTTAAATATGGGGTTGTAGATGAACATTTTGAG GTGACCAAGTTTGCTTTGTTGGAGACTATTAAGGAAGCAGTACCTGAAATGTGGTCACCAGAGATGAAGAATGCTTGGGGAGAAGCTTATGACCAATTAGTTGCTGCCATTAAGACTGAAATGAAACCCTCTTCTTAG